A single genomic interval of Dromiciops gliroides isolate mDroGli1 chromosome 1, mDroGli1.pri, whole genome shotgun sequence harbors:
- the IL27 gene encoding interleukin-27 subunit alpha has product MGELFIIPHLGKSQTLIRPYLLNFFLSHTQVPAPEMENGKEFGAVSTHQRCTVIKSSWAPRPHAVVCEGFNLLLLSLLLNKAVIWGFPWPRGQPSHGLLDMRSEFKISLRLARKLLSEIRGIAHLFADTHLVGVSLDFLPQREQLPNVTMTFKTWIQLSDPDRLSSLSRLLGHFQAPLGEIEGHQGWKGSLRKRLWIAQLDLRDLQSHLHFQMKATGYSPPEDKETRGLEERALGRLSLAVHQVSWPQLLSTYQVLRSLELVLARAVRDYLLLSKGMVHAQSSAT; this is encoded by the exons ATGGGAGAGTTGTTCATTATACCCCATCTTGGGAAAAGCCAAACCCTCATCCGACCCTACCTACTCaacttcttcctctctcacacCCAGGTACCTGCCCCtgagatggaaaatggaaaggaatttggTGCAGTGTCGACCCA TCAACGCTGCACAGTAATAAAGTCCTCATGGGCCCCTAGGCCTCATGCTGTTGTCTGTGAGG GGTTTAATCTCTTGCTGCTCTCCTTGCTCCTGAACAAGGCTGTCATCTGGGGGTTCCCATGGCCTCGAGGGCAACCTTCCCATGGTTTGCTGGACATGAGGAGTGAGTTCAAGATCAGCCTGAGGCTTGCCAGAAAGCTGCTTTCAGAGATCCGGGGTATTGCCCACCTCTTT GCAGATACACACCTGGTTGGGGTGTCTTTGGACTTCCTACCCCAGAGGGAACAGCTTCCCAATGTCACCATGACATTCAAGACCTGGATCCAACTTTCA GACCCTGATCgactttcctccctttccagactTCTGGGCCACTTCCAGGCTCCTCTAGGAGAAATAGAGGGTCACCAGGGCTGGAAGGGTTCCCTGAGGAAACGGCTGTGGATCGCCCAGCTGGACCTTCGGGATCTGCAATCCCATCTCCATTTCCAG ATGAAGGCTACGGGATACAGTCCCCCGGAAGATAAGGAAACACGGGGTCTGGAGGAGAGGGCCTTAGGAAGACTTTCTCTTGCTGTGCATCAAGTCTCCTGGCCTCAGCTCCTGAGCACCTACCAAGTTCTCCGATCCCTGGAGCTAGTCCTTGCCAGAGCTGTCCGGGATTACCTTCTGCTCTCAAAGGGAATGGTTCACGCCCAGTCCTCGGCTACTTAA